A genome region from Chengkuizengella sp. SCS-71B includes the following:
- a CDS encoding immune inhibitor A domain-containing protein, with translation MLKKNKIISIAIALSLGASIFSTPFSTPNKTEAKNSSLTHSQGAPFDLAVANDDRLVEMLKNNGSISPNASVQEAQSALKSYLQKKSSSFTNEKGELHDHEVKRNTTLKDKLNNNGLYNGNGNKLGQAEGLEALELEDYSGNQRKDNILVLLIEYPDFPHNSIVPENTDMYYEDYTKEHYDEMIFGDNGYIGPNGETLLSVKQFYEQQSGGSYTIDGEVAGWYMAANPAAYYGRASADARKLVKEALMAVAMDPTVDLSAFDQEDRYDLDSDGNYREPDGLIDHLMVVHSSVGEEAGGGALGEDAIWSHRWNLGNVTTLPGTVSDVPYWNGQLAAYDYTIEPADGAAGVFAHEYGHDLGLPDEYDTQYTGEGEPVSYWSVMSSGSWAGQIPGTEPTGFSPWAKEFLHASMGGNWLTGSTVHIEDIDSNGLEGLLDQANSKGTNNDAIRIELPAKEVFINKPYSGEYEYYSGKGDELDHSMSLSLDLVNATNSTLQFKTWYEIEENWDYASVQVSIEGSDHWVAIPGNITTDYDPYDQNPGHGITGHSEGWIDASFDLSTFVGQNIDVRFNYWTDVAAIETGIFIDDIEITVDGVSRLFDDVEGNPLLTLDGFTKHEGILYADHYYLLEWRNHEGVDEGLAHIRRGNSLMAFDPGLVIWYVDSTQDNNWTGLHPGEGFLGVVDANQHTVKWSDQSVASTRYQIHDAAFSLNKSEKLFLDYEDLLGITLQDNFTQQFPLFDDSQSYLNPGLVDAGRNIPTYGLKIRVIGESPDGTVGKILIYR, from the coding sequence ATGTTGAAAAAGAACAAAATTATTTCTATCGCTATTGCTCTATCACTTGGTGCTAGTATTTTCAGCACCCCTTTCAGCACCCCAAATAAGACAGAAGCTAAGAATTCATCATTAACTCATTCACAAGGAGCTCCATTTGATTTGGCTGTTGCAAATGATGATAGGTTAGTAGAAATGCTAAAGAATAATGGCTCTATATCACCCAATGCATCTGTTCAAGAAGCCCAGTCAGCTTTAAAATCTTATTTGCAAAAGAAATCGTCAAGCTTTACAAATGAAAAAGGTGAATTGCACGACCATGAAGTTAAAAGGAATACTACTTTGAAGGACAAGCTTAATAATAATGGATTATATAATGGTAATGGAAACAAACTTGGACAAGCTGAGGGTTTAGAAGCTCTTGAACTTGAAGATTACAGCGGAAATCAACGTAAAGATAATATCCTTGTTTTATTAATAGAGTATCCTGATTTCCCTCATAACTCTATTGTACCTGAAAACACAGATATGTATTATGAGGACTATACAAAAGAGCATTATGATGAGATGATTTTTGGAGATAATGGATACATTGGACCAAATGGAGAAACTCTGCTTTCAGTTAAGCAATTTTATGAACAACAATCAGGTGGAAGCTATACAATTGATGGTGAAGTAGCTGGCTGGTATATGGCTGCTAATCCTGCTGCGTACTATGGTAGAGCTAGTGCAGATGCACGGAAATTAGTGAAGGAAGCACTTATGGCTGTAGCTATGGATCCTACTGTAGACTTATCTGCATTTGACCAAGAGGATCGATATGATTTAGATAGCGACGGAAATTATCGTGAGCCAGATGGGTTGATTGACCACTTAATGGTAGTTCACTCTAGTGTAGGTGAAGAAGCTGGTGGTGGAGCATTAGGAGAAGATGCGATTTGGTCACATCGCTGGAATTTAGGTAATGTAACCACTCTTCCTGGTACAGTTTCAGATGTTCCTTATTGGAATGGACAGCTAGCCGCATACGACTACACAATTGAGCCAGCCGATGGAGCAGCAGGTGTTTTTGCTCATGAATACGGACACGATTTAGGACTTCCAGATGAGTACGACACTCAATACACTGGTGAAGGTGAACCAGTCAGCTATTGGTCCGTCATGTCAAGTGGAAGCTGGGCTGGACAAATTCCGGGTACTGAGCCAACAGGTTTTAGTCCATGGGCGAAAGAATTTTTACATGCTTCTATGGGTGGAAATTGGTTAACTGGATCGACTGTTCATATTGAGGACATAGATAGTAATGGTTTGGAAGGATTGTTAGATCAAGCGAATTCAAAAGGAACAAATAACGATGCTATACGTATTGAGCTACCAGCGAAAGAGGTATTTATTAATAAGCCTTATAGTGGAGAATATGAATATTATAGTGGAAAAGGTGATGAGTTAGATCACTCTATGTCTCTTTCACTTGACTTAGTAAACGCAACTAATTCAACCTTACAGTTTAAAACATGGTATGAAATTGAGGAAAATTGGGATTATGCCTCTGTTCAAGTGAGTATAGAAGGCTCAGATCATTGGGTTGCAATACCTGGTAATATCACAACTGATTATGATCCTTATGATCAGAACCCTGGCCACGGAATTACAGGTCATAGTGAGGGATGGATTGACGCTTCCTTCGATTTATCAACTTTTGTAGGCCAAAACATTGATGTTAGATTCAACTATTGGACAGATGTTGCGGCTATTGAAACAGGTATTTTCATAGACGACATAGAAATTACAGTCGATGGTGTGTCGAGACTATTTGACGATGTTGAAGGTAACCCGTTATTAACTTTAGATGGATTTACAAAACATGAAGGGATACTTTATGCAGATCATTATTATTTACTTGAGTGGAGAAATCATGAAGGTGTAGATGAAGGCTTAGCACATATTCGTCGTGGAAACAGCTTAATGGCATTTGATCCAGGTCTTGTTATCTGGTATGTAGACAGTACACAGGATAATAACTGGACAGGCTTGCATCCTGGAGAAGGCTTTTTAGGTGTTGTAGATGCAAACCAGCATACTGTTAAATGGAGTGATCAATCCGTTGCATCTACTCGCTATCAAATACATGATGCAGCATTTAGTTTAAATAAATCAGAAAAACTATTCCTAGATTATGAAGATCTTCTAGGAATTACTTTACAAGATAATTTTACACAACAATTTCCATTATTTGATGATAGCCAATCATATCTAAATCCTGGACTTGTAGACGCAGGGCGTAACATCCCTACTTATGGATTAAAAATACGTGTAATTGGTGAAAGTCCTGATGGTACAGTTGGTAAAATATTAATTTATCGCTAA
- a CDS encoding ParB N-terminal domain-containing protein, producing MSKIESSLKLIHPTDILFHEKHEGARLSSTKQRILEDGFLRNPISVMELDEKKYLLLDGLHRVLTLKELGCNWIPAQIVSESEISLQSWNHLLQKDEWLDQIKENSELIFTKNSKNKTILGKINYPNNTNEEICIHESPGNDFKLISSWNDLVNAYNKDYNVKRIHNDQHITPNHNEVFLQYPTVNMCLIKKVVLKGLTLPSGVTRFIIQGRILNLKVPLTLLKSINYDHNKWFESINAWKDSLRHYKEEVYLVEH from the coding sequence ATGTCAAAAATAGAATCCTCTTTAAAACTCATTCATCCAACTGATATACTTTTTCATGAAAAACATGAAGGTGCACGACTGTCTTCTACAAAACAACGAATTTTAGAAGATGGATTTCTACGCAATCCAATCTCAGTCATGGAATTAGATGAGAAAAAGTATCTATTATTAGATGGATTGCACAGAGTACTTACTTTGAAGGAATTAGGCTGTAATTGGATTCCTGCTCAAATCGTAAGTGAAAGTGAAATATCACTGCAAAGTTGGAATCATTTGCTTCAAAAAGATGAATGGTTAGATCAAATTAAGGAAAATAGTGAACTAATTTTCACTAAAAATAGTAAAAACAAAACTATTTTAGGCAAAATAAATTATCCAAACAACACTAATGAAGAAATATGTATTCATGAAAGTCCAGGTAATGACTTCAAACTAATTTCTTCATGGAACGATCTAGTGAATGCTTATAATAAAGATTATAACGTAAAGAGAATTCACAATGATCAACATATTACGCCAAATCATAACGAAGTATTTTTACAATACCCAACTGTTAATATGTGTTTAATTAAAAAAGTTGTTTTAAAAGGTTTAACATTACCGTCAGGCGTAACAAGATTCATAATCCAAGGAAGAATATTGAATTTGAAAGTACCTTTAACTCTGCTTAAAAGTATAAACTATGATCATAATAAATGGTTTGAATCAATAAATGCTTGGAAAGACTCACTTAGGCATTATAAAGAAGAGGTTTACTTAGTAGAGCATTAA
- a CDS encoding DMT family transporter: MTNGNRIKGLIMVTCGASLWGLSGTVAQHLFQNDNISMPWLVTTRLLISGILLILIASLGSNRRNVWSVWKDSKLVFKLILFGLFGMLGVQFTYFASINEGNAAVATLLQYLAPVFIILFFVFYKKVLPRWLDWIGVSLALIGTFLLLTNGNIEELTVSTPAIVWGILSGVTLAFYTLYSGSLIKELGSTIVVGWGMIIGGICMNFFVHPIWDTNVTSWISLTTVYIAFVVIFGTLIAFYMYLESLKYISPTETSLLGCSEPIAAVISSVVWLNIAFETFQIIGALSILLMIVLISLKKENNNQTQSFSI, from the coding sequence TTGACAAATGGAAACAGAATAAAAGGACTTATCATGGTAACATGTGGAGCATCTCTATGGGGATTATCAGGTACAGTAGCTCAACACCTCTTTCAAAATGATAATATATCTATGCCTTGGTTAGTCACTACTAGATTACTTATTTCAGGAATTTTACTCATACTAATTGCAAGCCTAGGCAGCAATAGACGTAATGTTTGGTCAGTTTGGAAAGATTCAAAACTAGTCTTTAAATTAATTCTATTTGGTTTATTTGGTATGTTAGGTGTTCAATTTACTTATTTTGCTTCTATAAACGAAGGAAATGCCGCAGTAGCAACATTATTACAATACTTAGCTCCAGTTTTTATCATCCTATTTTTTGTTTTTTATAAAAAAGTGCTTCCAAGGTGGTTAGACTGGATTGGTGTATCCCTTGCTTTAATCGGTACATTTTTATTATTAACCAACGGTAATATTGAAGAACTTACGGTTTCAACACCAGCAATTGTATGGGGGATTTTATCTGGAGTAACTCTTGCTTTTTATACTCTATACTCTGGTTCATTAATTAAAGAACTTGGATCAACCATCGTTGTAGGCTGGGGAATGATTATCGGAGGAATCTGCATGAACTTCTTCGTCCATCCCATATGGGATACAAATGTAACGAGTTGGATCAGTCTCACAACAGTCTACATTGCATTTGTAGTTATATTTGGAACACTTATTGCATTTTATATGTATTTAGAAAGTCTAAAATATATTTCACCAACAGAGACAAGTCTATTAGGTTGTTCAGAACCTATTGCTGCCGTTATATCTTCCGTTGTCTGGCTTAATATTGCATTCGAAACCTTTCAAATTATAGGGGCATTATCAATTCTACTAATGATCGTGCTCATTTCACTGAAAAAGGAAAATAATAATCAAACTCAAAGCTTCAGTATCTAG
- the sbnB gene encoding 2,3-diaminopropionate biosynthesis protein SbnB, giving the protein MLTNVLNPEILYLNKSNIIEAGGDSSEMYVNSIRQALILHANNKIVQPLKPYLRANQEKGHIADRIIAMPGHLSGEEVQISGIKWVGSKNDNPIKRGLERASAVIILNDPDTNYPIAVMEGSLISGMRTAAVSVIGAIHLAKPEFNQISCIGCGIIADFHLKSFIEQFSHIQVINLYDVNQENANALKDKLMKYNSKIKVNVLSDLEDTIRAGEVILTCTVSDKPYIPFEWISPGTFICNVSIMDFEKDVFLKANKVIVDDWDQANREKKVINQLVLEGKFSREMLHAELGEIVAGKVSGRENDEEIIILNPMGMAIEDVYCAYTIYDRALKLEIGRKLSLY; this is encoded by the coding sequence ATGTTAACTAATGTTTTAAATCCAGAAATTTTATATTTAAACAAAAGCAATATTATTGAAGCAGGTGGAGATAGCTCCGAGATGTATGTTAACTCCATTCGACAAGCTTTGATTTTACATGCTAACAATAAAATAGTGCAACCACTTAAACCTTATTTAAGAGCCAATCAGGAAAAAGGACATATAGCAGATAGAATTATTGCTATGCCCGGACATCTATCAGGTGAAGAAGTACAAATTTCAGGCATTAAATGGGTAGGAAGCAAAAATGATAATCCAATTAAAAGAGGACTGGAAAGAGCAAGTGCTGTTATCATCCTTAATGATCCAGATACCAATTATCCAATTGCAGTAATGGAAGGAAGCTTAATAAGTGGAATGAGAACGGCAGCAGTATCTGTTATAGGTGCAATACATTTAGCAAAACCTGAATTTAACCAAATAAGTTGTATCGGTTGTGGAATTATAGCTGATTTCCATTTGAAATCTTTTATTGAACAGTTCTCACACATACAGGTCATTAATTTGTATGATGTTAATCAAGAAAATGCAAATGCCCTAAAAGATAAATTGATGAAATATAACAGCAAAATCAAAGTTAATGTGCTTAGTGACTTAGAAGATACCATTCGGGCAGGAGAAGTCATATTAACATGTACGGTTTCAGATAAACCCTATATTCCATTTGAATGGATATCACCAGGTACATTCATATGCAACGTATCCATCATGGATTTTGAAAAAGATGTTTTTCTCAAAGCAAATAAAGTGATTGTTGATGACTGGGATCAAGCAAATAGAGAGAAAAAAGTGATTAATCAACTTGTCCTAGAAGGAAAATTCTCAAGGGAAATGCTGCATGCAGAATTAGGAGAAATCGTAGCAGGAAAAGTTTCAGGCAGAGAAAATGATGAAGAAATTATCATATTAAATCCAATGGGAATGGCAATTGAAGATGTGTATTGTGCCTATACTATTTATGATAGAGCCCTAAAATTGGAAATAGGTAGAAAACTGAGTTTATATTAA
- the sbnA gene encoding 2,3-diaminopropionate biosynthesis protein SbnA, whose amino-acid sequence MIYNNVLDLIGNTPIVKLNKILPSYINKNIFVKLEGYNPGGSSKDRVAKNIIEMAEKEGKLKEGGTIVESSSGNLAIGLSLVAKQKGYNMICVIDPKISDVNLSLIKALGAETIMVEQPDESGNYLKARIKMAQQLASSVQSGFWPNQYNTPYNPGAYSETLAREVFQDFKGKLDWIICSVGTAGLVTGLSRGLKKLIPTIKTLAVDAKGSVIFGTPPKVRHIIGMGNAIVPGNLDLSLYDKITHVGDAEAFRTTRDLAVKEGLVVGGSSGATVYAALELAKEISEESNILAVLPDRGDRYYNTLFSNEWLDDRKIDIQVDRKNDGIVFYT is encoded by the coding sequence ATGATTTACAATAATGTATTAGATTTGATCGGAAATACGCCTATAGTAAAATTAAATAAAATTCTACCATCTTACATAAATAAAAATATTTTTGTGAAATTGGAAGGATATAATCCTGGTGGTAGTTCTAAAGATCGCGTAGCTAAAAATATAATAGAGATGGCGGAAAAGGAAGGTAAGTTAAAAGAAGGAGGTACTATCGTAGAATCTTCTTCAGGAAATTTAGCAATAGGTTTGTCTTTAGTCGCTAAACAAAAAGGATACAATATGATCTGTGTAATTGATCCTAAAATCAGTGACGTAAACCTAAGTTTAATAAAGGCATTAGGTGCTGAAACGATTATGGTTGAACAACCAGATGAAAGTGGTAATTATTTAAAGGCTCGTATTAAAATGGCACAACAGTTAGCAAGCTCCGTTCAAAGTGGATTTTGGCCAAACCAATATAACACCCCTTATAATCCTGGAGCATATTCCGAAACTTTAGCAAGAGAAGTATTTCAAGATTTTAAAGGGAAATTAGACTGGATTATTTGTTCTGTTGGAACAGCAGGACTTGTTACTGGATTATCAAGAGGACTCAAGAAATTAATTCCCACTATAAAAACACTTGCTGTAGATGCAAAAGGATCTGTCATTTTCGGCACCCCTCCTAAGGTTCGACATATTATTGGTATGGGAAATGCCATTGTTCCAGGCAATCTGGATCTTTCTCTCTATGATAAAATTACACATGTTGGGGATGCAGAGGCTTTTCGAACAACCAGAGATTTGGCTGTAAAAGAAGGATTAGTAGTAGGAGGTTCATCAGGAGCTACTGTATATGCTGCATTAGAGTTAGCTAAAGAAATTTCTGAAGAAAGTAATATTTTAGCTGTCTTGCCTGATCGTGGGGATAGATATTACAACACTTTATTTTCAAATGAATGGTTAGATGATAGAAAAATTGATATTCAAGTTGATAGAAAAAATGATGGAATAGTATTTTATACCTAA
- a CDS encoding formyltransferase family protein, with protein MNIEMNRAFILMTESSFHPSYLINEWIQTFQDKPGYEGVIIRGERNEQQQIFHDSYLGMKHLSDAAKEQLINAYGEISESEMEMIQLYGIPNYNSRNKFVKNVGLDINDIQIKDWLINLSKIYDEIRIFIFLDTILHPWWIELTDGLIINAHSAVLPVARGMNAIENMAYLGDLEKFKSSVGATVHYIDNGIDTGPIINAVRIENSLSYDSLPQLKAMCYRLAFDLLIEQASKALLYPGKKQMGVSTSKDYLGPVFIRKDYSIKKYEQAKRNYLDMKNSLEVCNDLQ; from the coding sequence ATGAATATAGAGATGAATAGAGCATTCATTTTAATGACAGAATCTAGCTTTCACCCTTCATACTTGATTAATGAATGGATACAAACATTTCAAGATAAACCCGGTTATGAGGGGGTAATTATTAGAGGAGAAAGAAACGAACAACAACAAATTTTTCATGATTCATATTTAGGAATGAAGCATTTATCTGATGCTGCTAAAGAACAACTAATTAATGCTTATGGGGAAATTAGTGAATCTGAAATGGAAATGATACAACTTTATGGAATTCCTAATTACAATTCACGAAATAAATTTGTAAAAAATGTAGGTTTAGATATTAATGATATTCAAATAAAAGATTGGTTAATAAACCTTAGTAAAATTTATGATGAAATAAGAATTTTTATTTTTTTGGATACAATTCTTCATCCTTGGTGGATTGAATTAACTGATGGATTAATAATAAATGCTCATTCTGCTGTATTGCCTGTGGCTCGAGGAATGAATGCGATAGAAAATATGGCTTATTTGGGAGATTTAGAAAAATTTAAATCATCAGTCGGTGCCACTGTACACTACATTGATAACGGTATAGATACTGGTCCAATTATTAATGCAGTGAGAATTGAAAATTCTTTATCATATGATTCCTTACCTCAACTAAAAGCAATGTGTTACAGATTGGCTTTTGACTTATTAATAGAACAGGCAAGCAAAGCCCTTTTGTACCCTGGTAAAAAACAAATGGGTGTCAGTACAAGTAAAGATTATTTAGGTCCTGTTTTTATCCGAAAGGACTATTCTATTAAAAAATATGAACAAGCAAAAAGAAACTATCTTGATATGAAGAATAGTTTGGAGGTCTGCAATGATTTACAATAA
- a CDS encoding phosphatidylinositol-specific phospholipase C domain-containing protein: MKMIKKSMNFIIIFTLLLPLVLTNSSFVMSASNENWMEQVNSNNPDFGNRTLREVILPGTHDAGTSTMDDANDPRDPGPDYWNLKDLFQNAAAHAGKSIVADWSQTQGLTIEQQLNEGIRYFDLRVAPNVWQPVFDSYQIQETNLRTLHGLYGESVSEIIADTKRFLDENEKEIVILDFQHFYEMTQTSYNHLNQLLQNTFGDLLIPSSYGVNVTLNQLWSENKRVIVLYGSDNQRYTNSIDIRSIYANDFSSWLWDRRSNVQSDWANTTDVNVLKQRLDQSIASANSNKLFVLQGVLTPSDDLIIDAVLGGLDPFSAIGVHSLHELARSANNEVPRWVLNDWANEPLNIIMLDWIHETDIVNIIRSMNEGSEYQGPVEQHTLIASVTSNGGPQPGQKHRSSHNFSTVNIPSGTEKLYWEVVNNSNADAIRFRVKEDVSIWTDPIIFNSLSSGSYTGIIRNDKLYIADPSNTGGNSFTVKVYAVK, encoded by the coding sequence ATGAAAATGATCAAGAAATCAATGAATTTCATCATTATTTTTACACTATTACTCCCTTTAGTTTTGACAAACAGTAGTTTTGTAATGTCTGCTAGTAACGAGAATTGGATGGAACAAGTTAATTCTAACAATCCTGATTTTGGTAATCGCACATTAAGAGAAGTCATATTACCAGGTACTCATGATGCAGGCACATCTACAATGGATGATGCAAATGACCCTAGAGACCCTGGGCCAGATTATTGGAATCTTAAAGATTTATTTCAAAATGCAGCTGCACATGCAGGAAAATCAATTGTTGCAGATTGGTCACAGACTCAAGGTTTAACGATTGAACAACAGTTAAATGAAGGGATTCGATATTTTGATTTGCGTGTTGCACCCAATGTTTGGCAGCCAGTTTTTGACAGCTATCAAATTCAAGAAACTAATTTACGTACTCTTCACGGTTTATATGGGGAGTCAGTGAGTGAAATTATCGCTGATACAAAAAGGTTTTTGGATGAAAATGAAAAGGAAATAGTAATTCTAGATTTTCAACATTTTTATGAAATGACGCAAACTAGCTACAATCATCTCAATCAATTACTTCAAAATACTTTTGGAGACTTATTAATTCCTTCTTCATATGGAGTGAATGTTACACTTAATCAGCTTTGGAGTGAAAATAAGAGAGTCATCGTTTTATATGGTAGTGATAATCAGCGTTATACTAATTCAATAGATATAAGAAGCATTTATGCTAATGACTTTAGTAGTTGGCTTTGGGATCGTAGATCAAATGTTCAATCTGATTGGGCTAATACTACTGATGTAAATGTATTGAAACAAAGGCTTGATCAGAGCATAGCATCAGCAAACTCTAATAAGCTCTTTGTACTGCAAGGGGTACTAACACCTAGTGATGATTTAATTATCGATGCTGTGTTAGGAGGTTTAGATCCGTTTTCAGCGATAGGTGTACATTCATTACACGAATTAGCAAGATCCGCTAATAATGAAGTTCCAAGATGGGTACTGAATGATTGGGCGAATGAACCATTAAATATTATTATGTTAGATTGGATTCATGAAACTGATATCGTTAATATCATTAGAAGTATGAACGAAGGAAGTGAGTATCAAGGACCTGTAGAACAACATACTCTTATTGCTTCAGTAACATCAAATGGAGGACCTCAACCAGGTCAGAAACACCGTTCAAGTCATAACTTTTCTACCGTAAACATTCCCTCGGGTACTGAAAAGTTATATTGGGAAGTTGTTAATAACTCCAATGCAGATGCAATTAGATTTAGAGTGAAAGAGGATGTTTCCATATGGACTGATCCAATAATATTTAATTCATTAAGCAGTGGTTCATACACTGGTATCATAAGGAATGACAAATTATATATTGCAGATCCATCAAACACCGGTGGAAACTCATTCACGGTTAAAGTTTATGCTGTTAAATAA
- a CDS encoding HAD family acid phosphatase: MKKYLFLLILTVILILPTYNLADASENSSELYYDLSVDSFDLQPEGFNGFFNKYFISTHTPHHNGYDRIYNSTDSQIIEGKFQYGDIRKDLEGEWVSIYLWSFSDEEPTWTQIGREKTDSDGRISYTISEDLRLGNGLHLIKLHVEGDATFANMFINVIDQGEKFVVFDIDGTLTTDDFESVKEYADEFFSETYRAEMYTSANEVVDYYVEQGYSIIYLTARPYWLSEVSQRWLIDNSFPHGTLHTYPGASFTEDAAGYKENYLSDVLNSGGMIDFAYGNALTDIEAYFSVGLNRDRIFIIGENAGIEGTTPVNNYPDHLMTLIEN; the protein is encoded by the coding sequence ATGAAAAAATATTTATTTTTATTGATCCTGACAGTTATACTCATTCTCCCAACGTATAATTTAGCTGATGCCTCAGAGAATTCAAGCGAGTTGTATTATGATCTGTCAGTAGATTCATTTGACCTACAACCGGAGGGTTTTAACGGTTTTTTTAATAAATACTTTATATCCACTCATACTCCACATCATAATGGGTATGACAGAATCTATAATTCTACTGATTCTCAGATTATTGAAGGAAAATTTCAATATGGGGATATTAGGAAAGACCTTGAAGGTGAATGGGTTTCAATATACTTGTGGTCGTTTTCAGATGAAGAACCTACATGGACACAGATTGGTAGAGAAAAAACAGACTCAGATGGTCGAATATCATATACTATTTCAGAAGATCTGAGACTTGGAAATGGATTACACCTAATTAAATTGCATGTTGAAGGTGATGCAACTTTTGCAAATATGTTTATAAACGTAATTGATCAAGGTGAAAAGTTTGTTGTTTTTGATATTGATGGTACATTAACAACTGATGATTTTGAATCTGTAAAAGAATATGCTGATGAATTTTTTTCAGAGACATATCGTGCAGAAATGTATACGAGTGCTAATGAAGTAGTAGATTATTATGTTGAACAAGGATACAGTATAATCTATTTGACAGCAAGACCATATTGGTTATCTGAAGTTTCACAAAGATGGCTAATAGACAATAGTTTTCCACATGGGACTCTACATACCTATCCGGGGGCATCTTTTACTGAAGATGCAGCAGGATATAAAGAAAACTATTTATCAGATGTATTAAATAGTGGAGGTATGATAGATTTTGCTTATGGAAACGCTCTAACGGATATAGAAGCATATTTTAGCGTTGGTTTAAACAGGGATCGGATATTTATAATCGGAGAGAATGCAGGCATTGAGGGTACTACACCCGTTAATAATTATCCAGATCATCTAATGACTCTTATAGAGAATTAA
- a CDS encoding aspartate aminotransferase family protein: protein MFQNQSDMFKKDEQYVWHSMKPYNPEATLVVKKAKGSWITDKRGKTYLDAMAGLYCVNVGYGRHELAEAAYEQLNNLAYYPLTQSHEPAIKLAQKLNEMLDDEYVVFFSNSGSEANETAFKIARQYHQQKGEHSRYKFISRYRAYHGNTAGSLAATGQAQRKYKYEPLAPGFIHVAPPDTYRMNDKAINPRELESVKAIDQAMTWELSETIAGVIMEPIITGGGVLMPPENYMKGVKEVCEKHGALFIVDEVICGFGRTGEAFGFMNYGVKPDIITMAKGITSAYLPLSATAVKREIYESFKGSEEYDYFRHVNTFGGNPTACALALKNLEIMEKEKLFDRSKEVGNHLLNDLQTILQDHPYVGDVRGKGLLIGLELVSDKVTKEPLESRLVNQVISICKENGLIIGKNGATVAGYNNVIILSPPLTIEIEDVKFLNRTLVDALQKIK, encoded by the coding sequence TTGTTTCAGAATCAGTCTGATATGTTTAAAAAAGATGAGCAGTATGTCTGGCATTCTATGAAACCTTATAATCCTGAAGCCACATTGGTGGTCAAAAAAGCAAAAGGATCTTGGATTACGGATAAAAGAGGAAAAACATATTTAGATGCAATGGCAGGTCTCTATTGTGTAAATGTAGGATATGGTAGACATGAATTAGCCGAAGCTGCTTATGAACAACTAAACAATCTAGCATATTATCCGCTTACACAAAGTCACGAACCTGCGATAAAACTAGCTCAAAAGCTTAATGAAATGTTAGATGATGAATATGTTGTATTTTTCTCCAATAGTGGTTCAGAAGCAAACGAAACTGCTTTTAAAATCGCTAGACAATATCATCAACAAAAAGGAGAACATTCTCGTTACAAATTTATTTCAAGATATCGGGCGTACCATGGGAATACAGCAGGTTCACTTGCTGCTACAGGCCAAGCTCAGCGAAAGTACAAATATGAACCATTAGCGCCAGGATTTATCCATGTTGCACCACCTGATACTTATCGTATGAATGACAAAGCTATAAATCCAAGAGAATTAGAATCAGTTAAAGCTATAGACCAAGCTATGACATGGGAATTAAGTGAAACAATAGCTGGAGTGATCATGGAACCGATCATTACTGGTGGTGGAGTGCTAATGCCTCCTGAAAATTACATGAAAGGTGTTAAAGAGGTATGTGAAAAACATGGTGCACTATTCATTGTTGATGAAGTTATATGTGGATTTGGTAGAACAGGAGAGGCATTTGGATTTATGAATTATGGTGTGAAGCCAGATATCATTACAATGGCAAAGGGGATAACAAGTGCTTATTTACCGTTATCAGCAACTGCAGTAAAAAGAGAAATATACGAATCTTTTAAAGGTTCAGAAGAATACGATTATTTTCGTCATGTAAATACGTTTGGTGGAAACCCAACTGCTTGTGCACTTGCCCTTAAAAATCTTGAAATTATGGAGAAAGAAAAGCTATTTGATCGATCAAAGGAAGTTGGCAATCATTTATTAAATGATCTTCAAACCATATTGCAGGACCATCCTTATGTAGGGGATGTTCGAGGAAAAGGGCTATTAATAGGATTGGAACTAGTGTCAGACAAAGTGACAAAGGAACCTTTAGAATCTAGGCTGGTTAATCAAGTCATCAGTATTTGTAAGGAAAACGGTTTAATAATAGGGAAAAATGGTGCAACTGTTGCTGGATATAATAATGTTATTATTTTGTCTCCACCTCTTACGATTGAAATAGAAGATGTAAAATTTCTTAATAGAACTTTAGTGGATGCTTTACAAAAAATAAAATAG